From one Anoplolepis gracilipes chromosome 8, ASM4749672v1, whole genome shotgun sequence genomic stretch:
- the S-cup gene encoding uncharacterized protein S-cup isoform X3, producing MQKIAVMAAVQKAHGNHNGSNVYGDASNALPDYTDSSSTSKSSHFDPDLHGNVNILLGGGVIMMVVLICYCCHKNVRKHRPQEYSQYWRAEPDIHSLEVFTMDTHAMQCLERSTGTQAYQEEGVPTSLPPCPVTSGPPPAYESLIFDPRALPSPTDKKDESDDPGSIISPPVNSLPSESEANRINKREDVPRHDQGLPSYEAALKLEADGYV from the exons ATGCAGAAGATAGCGGTGATGGCCGCGGTGCAAAAGGCCCATGGCAATCATAACGGCAGCAACGTTTATGGGGATGCGAGTAATGCCCTGCCGGATTACACCGACTCATCGTCGACTAGCAAGAGCAGTCATTTCGATCCGGATCTGCACGGCAACGTTAACATTCTTCTTGGTGG CGGTGTGATCATGATGGTGGTGCTCATATGCTACTGCTGTCACAAGAACGTCCGAAAGCATCGACCGCAGGAGTACTCTCAGTACTGGAGGGCCGAGCCAGACATTCATAGTCTAGAAGTTTTCACCATGGATACACACGCCATG CAGTGCCTCGAGAGATCGACGGGAACTCAGGCCTATCAGGAAGAGGGAGTGCCTACATCTCTTCCGCCGTGTCCCGTGACCTCGGGCCCGCCGCCGGCTTACGAGAGCCTCATCTTCGACCCTCGAGCACTGCCCTCGCCGACCGACAAGAAAGACGAGTCTGACGATCCCGGTAGCATTATCTCACCCCCGGTTAACAGCCTACCCAGCGAATCGGAGGCCAACAGGATCAACAAGCGAGAAGATGTCCCGAGGCACGATCAGGGTTTACCTTCCTACGAGGCCGCCCTAAAATTAGAAGCTGATGGCTATGTTTAA
- the S-cup gene encoding uncharacterized protein S-cup isoform X2 — MQKIAVMAAVQKAHGNHNGSNVYGDASNALPDYTDSSSTSKSSHFDPDLHGNVNILLGGAMISGVIMMVVLICYCCHKNVRKHRPQEYSQYWRAEPDIHSLEVFTMDTHAMCLERSTGTQAYQEEGVPTSLPPCPVTSGPPPAYESLIFDPRALPSPTDKKDESDDPGSIISPPVNSLPSESEANRINKREDVPRHDQGLPSYEAALKLEADGYV, encoded by the exons ATGCAGAAGATAGCGGTGATGGCCGCGGTGCAAAAGGCCCATGGCAATCATAACGGCAGCAACGTTTATGGGGATGCGAGTAATGCCCTGCCGGATTACACCGACTCATCGTCGACTAGCAAGAGCAGTCATTTCGATCCGGATCTGCACGGCAACGTTAACATTCTTCTTGGTGG CGCCATGATCAGCGGTGTGATCATGATGGTGGTGCTCATATGCTACTGCTGTCACAAGAACGTCCGAAAGCATCGACCGCAGGAGTACTCTCAGTACTGGAGGGCCGAGCCAGACATTCATAGTCTAGAAGTTTTCACCATGGATACACACGCCATG TGCCTCGAGAGATCGACGGGAACTCAGGCCTATCAGGAAGAGGGAGTGCCTACATCTCTTCCGCCGTGTCCCGTGACCTCGGGCCCGCCGCCGGCTTACGAGAGCCTCATCTTCGACCCTCGAGCACTGCCCTCGCCGACCGACAAGAAAGACGAGTCTGACGATCCCGGTAGCATTATCTCACCCCCGGTTAACAGCCTACCCAGCGAATCGGAGGCCAACAGGATCAACAAGCGAGAAGATGTCCCGAGGCACGATCAGGGTTTACCTTCCTACGAGGCCGCCCTAAAATTAGAAGCTGATGGCTATGTTTAA
- the S-cup gene encoding uncharacterized protein S-cup isoform X1 produces MQKIAVMAAVQKAHGNHNGSNVYGDASNALPDYTDSSSTSKSSHFDPDLHGNVNILLGGAMISGVIMMVVLICYCCHKNVRKHRPQEYSQYWRAEPDIHSLEVFTMDTHAMQCLERSTGTQAYQEEGVPTSLPPCPVTSGPPPAYESLIFDPRALPSPTDKKDESDDPGSIISPPVNSLPSESEANRINKREDVPRHDQGLPSYEAALKLEADGYV; encoded by the exons ATGCAGAAGATAGCGGTGATGGCCGCGGTGCAAAAGGCCCATGGCAATCATAACGGCAGCAACGTTTATGGGGATGCGAGTAATGCCCTGCCGGATTACACCGACTCATCGTCGACTAGCAAGAGCAGTCATTTCGATCCGGATCTGCACGGCAACGTTAACATTCTTCTTGGTGG CGCCATGATCAGCGGTGTGATCATGATGGTGGTGCTCATATGCTACTGCTGTCACAAGAACGTCCGAAAGCATCGACCGCAGGAGTACTCTCAGTACTGGAGGGCCGAGCCAGACATTCATAGTCTAGAAGTTTTCACCATGGATACACACGCCATG CAGTGCCTCGAGAGATCGACGGGAACTCAGGCCTATCAGGAAGAGGGAGTGCCTACATCTCTTCCGCCGTGTCCCGTGACCTCGGGCCCGCCGCCGGCTTACGAGAGCCTCATCTTCGACCCTCGAGCACTGCCCTCGCCGACCGACAAGAAAGACGAGTCTGACGATCCCGGTAGCATTATCTCACCCCCGGTTAACAGCCTACCCAGCGAATCGGAGGCCAACAGGATCAACAAGCGAGAAGATGTCCCGAGGCACGATCAGGGTTTACCTTCCTACGAGGCCGCCCTAAAATTAGAAGCTGATGGCTATGTTTAA